A part of [Limnothrix rosea] IAM M-220 genomic DNA contains:
- a CDS encoding DUF1830 domain-containing protein yields the protein MAQILDPLPEDKNKNLLCCYVNATSQIQVARITNIEDWYFERVVFPGQRLVFEALSHGILEIHTGMMASAILSDTIPCTRLTFNESPEVSEQEGEESVTVAITQNESTDSAVAIAQ from the coding sequence ATGGCTCAGATCCTTGATCCCCTTCCTGAAGATAAGAACAAAAACTTACTTTGTTGTTATGTCAATGCCACGAGTCAAATTCAAGTTGCTCGTATTACAAATATTGAAGACTGGTACTTTGAAAGAGTTGTTTTTCCCGGTCAACGCCTTGTTTTTGAAGCCTTGTCCCATGGCATCCTTGAGATTCACACTGGGATGATGGCTAGCGCGATTTTGTCTGATACGATTCCTTGCACCCGTTTGACCTTTAATGAATCTCCGGAGGTATCTGAGCAAGAAGGAGAAGAAAGTGTAACTGTTGCTATTACCCAAAATGAATCTACCGACAGCGCTGTGGCGATCGCCCAATAA
- the trmFO gene encoding FADH(2)-oxidizing methylenetetrahydrofolate--tRNA-(uracil(54)-C(5))-methyltransferase TrmFO, whose translation MTPQIPPVTVIGGGLAGTEAAWQIAQAGTPVSLYEMRPVEKSPAHHTEELAELVCSNSFGAQSSDRASGLLHEELRRLNSIIIATADEHQVPAGGALAVDRALFSKTLTQKLANHPLVTFHRQPLNHIPSKGITVLATGPLTSTALASELQQFTGMEYMSFFDAASPIIVGESIDQNVAFLASRYDKGEAAYLNCPMNKEQYLHFREALCAAEQAELKDFEKESAKFFEGCLPIEELGRRGEDTMRYGPLKPVGLFDARLGDFRDPENKSKKPYAVVQLRQEDKQGQLWNMVGFQTNLKWGEQKRIFRLIPGLENAEFVRMGVMHRNTFLNSPELLDATLQFSQRPTLLAAGQLIGTEGYTAASAGGWLAGTNAARIAKGLTPLTLPKTTMMGALFDFIHSASPKHFQPMPPNFGIIPALAERVRSKKERYGVYRDRSLTDLALWKTQNQLHTATLKKDAQLV comes from the coding sequence ATGACCCCTCAAATTCCTCCCGTGACAGTTATTGGCGGTGGACTAGCAGGAACAGAAGCCGCTTGGCAAATAGCACAAGCTGGCACCCCCGTATCTCTCTACGAAATGCGACCAGTAGAAAAAAGCCCTGCCCATCACACAGAGGAATTAGCAGAACTCGTCTGTAGCAACTCATTTGGTGCCCAATCCAGCGATCGCGCCTCCGGATTATTACACGAAGAATTACGCCGGCTTAACTCAATCATCATTGCCACAGCCGACGAACATCAAGTTCCCGCAGGAGGAGCCTTAGCCGTTGACCGTGCCCTATTTAGCAAAACCCTAACCCAAAAACTAGCGAACCATCCATTAGTAACATTCCATCGTCAGCCCTTAAATCATATTCCCTCAAAAGGCATTACCGTATTAGCCACAGGCCCTTTAACCAGTACTGCCCTTGCTAGCGAACTACAGCAGTTTACAGGTATGGAATACATGAGCTTTTTTGATGCAGCAAGCCCCATTATCGTAGGAGAAAGCATTGATCAAAATGTCGCATTTCTCGCATCTCGCTACGACAAAGGAGAAGCCGCATATCTCAACTGCCCAATGAATAAAGAGCAATATTTACATTTTCGAGAAGCTTTATGCGCAGCAGAACAAGCAGAACTAAAAGACTTTGAAAAAGAAAGCGCGAAGTTTTTCGAAGGTTGTTTACCGATCGAAGAACTAGGCCGAAGAGGCGAAGATACAATGCGCTACGGCCCCCTAAAACCCGTTGGACTATTTGATGCTCGTCTTGGAGATTTCCGAGATCCTGAAAACAAGTCAAAAAAACCCTATGCCGTCGTGCAGTTGCGCCAAGAAGATAAGCAAGGCCAACTGTGGAATATGGTTGGGTTTCAAACAAATCTCAAATGGGGCGAACAAAAACGAATATTTCGTCTCATTCCCGGACTAGAAAATGCCGAATTTGTGAGAATGGGAGTCATGCACCGCAATACATTTCTCAACTCACCTGAACTATTAGACGCAACCTTACAATTCTCCCAACGTCCCACGCTACTTGCCGCAGGCCAACTCATTGGTACAGAAGGTTATACCGCCGCATCAGCTGGTGGCTGGTTAGCAGGTACGAATGCTGCTCGCATTGCAAAAGGCTTAACGCCTCTAACGCTTCCGAAGACAACCATGATGGGCGCGCTATTTGACTTCATCCATTCAGCATCACCCAAACACTTCCAGCCCATGCCACCAAACTTTGGCATTATTCCAGCATTAGCTGAACGAGTGCGCAGTAAAAAAGAACGCTATGGCGTATACCGCGATCGCTCCCTGACCGATTTGGCTTTGTGGAAAACCCAGAATCAGCTCCATACAGCGACACTCAAAAAAGATGCACAGCTTGTGTAA
- a CDS encoding PstS family phosphate ABC transporter substrate-binding protein, with translation MKQKAIRFRAWSLGLSSLALITMLGACAGEQTTAPEEGAETTEETTEESASRLEGSVAIDGSSTVFPITEAMAEEFQKANPDVRITVGVSGTGGGFKKFCAGETDITNASRPIKGSEIELCEEGGVEYIEVPVAYDAISVVANPENDWAMCLTTAELNKVWAPEGEGTIDNWSQVRDGFPDQPLTLYGPGTDSGTFDYFTDAINGDEGLSRGDYTASEDDNVVVQGVAQDTGALGYFGLAYFEENADRLRAVEIDDEDPANGEGCVAPSVATVDDTTYQPLARPVFIYVNPAALEKPEVAAFVDFYMSEDNGSLVSEVGYVAMSSEIYEKAMGRLDAKTTGSAFGGGSTVGVKLVDVL, from the coding sequence ATGAAACAGAAAGCCATTCGCTTCCGTGCTTGGTCTTTGGGTCTTTCCAGTTTGGCACTCATCACGATGCTTGGTGCTTGTGCTGGGGAGCAAACGACAGCTCCCGAAGAAGGCGCTGAAACAACTGAAGAAACAACTGAAGAGTCTGCTTCTCGTCTCGAAGGTTCTGTTGCTATTGATGGTTCTAGTACTGTTTTTCCCATCACAGAGGCAATGGCTGAGGAGTTTCAAAAGGCTAACCCAGATGTCCGTATTACTGTCGGTGTATCCGGAACTGGTGGTGGCTTTAAGAAGTTCTGTGCTGGGGAAACTGATATTACGAATGCGTCTCGCCCTATCAAAGGGTCTGAGATTGAACTTTGTGAGGAAGGTGGTGTTGAGTATATTGAAGTTCCCGTTGCTTATGATGCAATTTCTGTTGTTGCGAATCCTGAGAATGACTGGGCAATGTGCTTGACTACTGCTGAGCTTAACAAGGTTTGGGCTCCTGAGGGTGAGGGTACTATTGATAACTGGAGCCAAGTTCGTGATGGCTTCCCTGATCAGCCTTTGACTTTGTATGGTCCTGGGACTGATTCGGGTACTTTTGACTATTTCACTGATGCGATCAATGGTGATGAGGGTTTGAGTCGTGGTGATTATACTGCTAGTGAAGATGACAATGTTGTTGTCCAAGGTGTTGCTCAGGATACGGGTGCTCTAGGTTATTTTGGTCTTGCGTATTTTGAGGAGAATGCTGATCGTCTCCGTGCTGTGGAGATCGATGATGAAGATCCTGCGAATGGCGAAGGTTGTGTTGCGCCTAGTGTGGCGACTGTTGATGATACGACTTATCAGCCCCTTGCTCGTCCTGTTTTCATTTATGTAAATCCTGCGGCGCTTGAGAAGCCTGAGGTGGCGGCTTTTGTTGATTTTTACATGAGTGAGGATAATGGCAGTCTTGTTTCTGAGGTGGGCTATGTTGCGATGTCTTCGGAGATTTATGAGAAGGCAATGGGTCGTTTAGATGCTAAGACTACGGGTTCTGCTTTTGGTGGTGGCTCGACTGTTGGGGTAAAGCTGGTTGATGTTCTTTAA
- the pstC gene encoding phosphate ABC transporter permease subunit PstC, which yields MTTSPFPKLVNADSWRANRTASKWSQRITVGIFGLFAIVSVLTTFGIVFTLVFDAIGFFEEVPLSRFLTETKWTPLFFNQSFGISVLVTSTLMTTSIALCVALPMGLLAAICLSEYAPKKVRKWLKPALEILSGIPSVVFGYFALLFVTPILQSLIPSIEPFNALSAGLVLGVSILPLVASLSEDAIYAVPDSLRQGSYGLGATKRETITNVVLPAALSGIVSSFILAISRAIGETMIVTIAAGQSTTLNFNPLESVSTMTAFIVQVSLGDAAAGSLAFKTIYAVGLTLFLITLSLNILSYWFVRRYRQKYE from the coding sequence ATGACCACGAGTCCTTTCCCAAAATTAGTGAATGCCGATAGTTGGCGAGCCAATCGTACAGCTAGCAAATGGTCACAGCGTATTACTGTGGGTATTTTTGGTCTCTTTGCCATCGTCTCAGTGCTGACTACCTTTGGCATTGTTTTTACCTTGGTATTTGATGCCATTGGTTTTTTCGAAGAGGTACCTCTATCGAGATTTTTAACGGAAACAAAATGGACACCGTTATTTTTTAATCAAAGTTTTGGTATTTCGGTACTTGTTACTTCGACATTAATGACGACGAGTATTGCCCTTTGTGTGGCGTTGCCGATGGGTCTCCTTGCAGCAATTTGTTTGAGTGAGTACGCGCCGAAGAAAGTGCGCAAGTGGTTAAAACCAGCCCTAGAGATTCTGTCGGGTATTCCTAGTGTTGTTTTCGGTTATTTTGCCTTGTTGTTTGTGACACCGATTCTTCAGTCTCTGATTCCAAGTATTGAACCTTTTAATGCTTTAAGTGCGGGGTTGGTTCTAGGCGTTTCTATTTTGCCGCTGGTTGCGTCTCTCAGTGAAGATGCTATTTATGCGGTGCCTGATAGTTTGAGGCAAGGCTCCTATGGTTTGGGGGCGACGAAGCGTGAAACAATTACTAATGTTGTGTTACCTGCAGCGCTTTCTGGGATTGTCTCGTCGTTTATTTTGGCAATTTCCCGGGCGATCGGTGAAACGATGATTGTGACGATCGCCGCCGGTCAGAGCACGACCCTAAACTTCAATCCTCTAGAATCTGTTTCAACAATGACTGCCTTTATTGTGCAGGTCAGTCTGGGCGATGCCGCCGCCGGTAGTTTGGCCTTTAAAACCATCTATGCTGTTGGTTTAACACTTTTCCTCATCACCTTAAGCTTAAATATTTTGAGCTACTGGTTTGTCCGCCGCTATAGACAAAAGTACGAATGA